One segment of Ricinus communis isolate WT05 ecotype wild-type chromosome 8, ASM1957865v1, whole genome shotgun sequence DNA contains the following:
- the LOC8280296 gene encoding uncharacterized protein LOC8280296, translating to MQRWNQHSRVNLAELKTQIVKRIGAEKTKLYFYHLNKFLNLKLSKVELNKLCFRVLGRENIPLHNQFICSILKNACNAKTAPPSSIDKEVPICTSDGSHTFPNGKADFASPQSTTEGDNVALEDGIQKLVQHHQILLDAEREGSIFTKLPQGKQSTDGSVSIQSKEESEVSLVEDGKEVFTKSSLVAPLGIPFCSPSVGGARKPLPLASNSRCASSYDTGGLLDLPSLRERMQQIATSQGLEGVSVDSVNLLSSGLDGHLKGLIKSCIELVGTRRRCDLITKNSCKHNSNGKLVNGFFSGHHMPLQNSSRHIDGMQEQKPHFSISLQDFKIAMELNPQQLGEDWPLLLEKIMHAFEE from the coding sequence ATGCAACGTTGGAATCAGCATTCGCGGGTAAATCTCGCGGAGTTGAAAACTCAGATAGTTAAAAGAATTGGGGCAGAGAAGACGAAATTGTACTTCTATCATCTAAATAAATTCCTGAATTTGAAGCTGAGCAAGGTTGAGCTTAATAAACTTTGCTTTCGGGTTCTTGGTAGAGAGAATATTCCACTACACAACCAATTTATATGttcaattttgaaaaatgCTTGTAATGCCAAAACTGCACCTCCATCGAGCATTGATAAGGAGGTTCCAATATGTACAAGTGATGGGTCCCACACTTTTCCAAATGGGAAGGCGGATTTTGCTTCTCCTCAATCAACCACTGAAGGTGATAATGTAGCTTTGGAAGATGGCATACAGAAGTTGGTGCAGCATCATCAAATACTCTTGGATGCAGAGAGAGAAGGCAGCATTTTTACCAAATTACCGCAAGGAAAACAGTCAACAGATGGTTCAGTATCTATACAGAGTAAAGAAGAGAGTGAAGTATCTTTAGTTGAAGACGGAAAGGAGGTATTCACTAAAAGTTCACTTGTGGCTCCTCTTGGAATTCCATTTTGCAGCCCAAGTGTGGGTGGTGCACGCAAGCCTTTGCCTTTAGCAAGCAACAGTAGATGTGCTAGCTCATATGATACTGGTGGCTTGTTGGATTTGCCTTCATTGAGAGAACGAATGCAGCAGATTGCTACTTCACAAGGCCTTGAGGGGGTGTCTGTGGACTCTGTCAATTTGCTGAGCAGTGGCTTGGATGGTCACTTAAAAGGGTTGATCAAGTCTTGCATTGAGCTTGTGGGTACAAGGCGCAGATGTGATTTGATTACAAAAAATAGCTGCAAGCACAATTCTAATGGGAAGCTTGTCAATGGATTCTTTTCAGGTCATCATATGCCGTTGCAAAATAGTAGTAGACATATAGATGGAATGCAAGAACAAAAGCCCCACTTCTCAATATCTTTGCAGGATTTCAAAATTGCAATGGAGCTTAACCCACAGCAGCTAGGGGAAGACTGGCCACTGCTGCTTGAGAAAATTATGCATGCATTTGAAGAATAA
- the LOC8280297 gene encoding uncharacterized protein LOC8280297 — MDWWDKMIFPVRKVWFAVSSRLKPRNHGAGLLKLRNDVQTCGYEDVQVMWEMLRRSESEQIANYSKRKQRSFWRALVWSNQNAASSLSANHA, encoded by the exons atggACTGGTGGGATAAGATGATCTTTCCTGTTCGAAAAGTTTGGTTTGCTGTCTCTTCTCGTCTCAAGCCTCGCAATCATG GTGCTGGACTTTTGAAGCTTCGCAATGATGTACAAACCTGTGGATATGAGGATGTTCAAGTGATGTGGGAAATGTTGAGGAGATCAGAATCAGAGCAGATAGCTAACTATTCCAAACGCAAGCAACGATCGTTCTGGAGAGCTTTAGTATGGTCTAACCAGAATGCAGCATCCTCCTTGTCAGCAAATCATGCATAA